The DNA segment TTCAAGCATTTTAACTGGCACTTTGCTAACTTCATTTAAAATTTTAAAAAACTCGCTTGAATGCTTTGTATACATTAAAATCGTGATATCTAAATTTGCAACTTCATTTGAGATAGCCCTTGCAATATCTATGTTTCCAAAGTGACTAACTAAAAGCACCCTGCCCTTTTTATCGTTTAAAAACTCGTTTCTTATCTCGTTTGGGTTTGTTAAAATTATCTCTTTTTTGCCTATCTTGCCTTGCCAAACGCGAAATTTATCGCAAATCGATATAGCAAAATGGTAAAAATTCCAAAACGCCCATTTTGGCTTTACACCATTTTGTGATATCAAATGAAGGTAAAATTTTATGTTCTCACGCTCATTTTTACACGTCAAATAATAGATAAAACTAACTAAAAAAACGATAGGCGTTAGCAAAATTTTAGGCGTAAAAGCTACTAAAAATAGCGTGATTTTAAGAAGCGTTCTACCTGCTTTTTCTCTTTGCAAATGCCAAGAATTAGCCACCTATTAGCCTTTTAAATATAAATTTTGGCAAAGCAAAAAAGTGCTTTGCGTGAGTTTTGCTAATTAAAATATTATCTTTAAACGCCCTAAAATGAGACACTCCGTCCTTTTCATATCTAACTGGCACATCAAACCATAAAATCTCAATCTCTGCCTTAAAAAGTAGATACAAAATATCTATATCAAAGTCCATTTTATCAGCTTTGCAGTGGTGTAAAATTTTACTTACAGCTTCTAGCGGATAGATACGAAGTCCGCACATAGCGTCTTTAATCCTTGCTCCAAGCGTGTTTATATAAACCCAAAAATTTGTGATTTTTCTGCCATAAAGCCTTGCTTTTGGAGCGTCTTTGCCGTAGATTGGATTGGCACAAATTAGTGCGTTTTGACGCTCTTTGCTAAGCGTTAAAAAACCACTTAAATACGAAACATCGTGCTGCATATCGGCATCTATTTGAAGTGCGTGCGTAAAGCCATTTTGTGCTAAAAATTTAAAGCCGTCCTTTACAGCAGCCCCCTTGCCCCCATTAGTTTTTCTATAAATTATCTTTGCATTTAGCGTCTTTAAAATCTCTTTATGCTCTTTATCTGAACCATCATCAACGATTAAAATTTCACACTCAAATTCGCTTAATCTCTTAATTAGTTTTGCCAAATTTTTGCTATGATTAAAATGCGGTATTAAAAAGGCTAATTTATACATATTCTACCACTTGCACTTGCCTTGTCATTTGCAAAAATATTAAAATAAAGCTTGTTATTTTTGATATTTAGCTCAAATTTTGCACTATCGCCGGGGCGTAAAAAGCCATTAAATTTCATAGCTTCAATTTTATTTGTGCTCGTTAAATCAAGTCTGAGTTCTTTTGCTAACTTATAAATACACTCAACTTGCACAAATCCAGGCACGAGTGGAAAATCCAAAAAATGTCCGTCAAAATAAAACAGCTCATAGCCAACAAACGCACTAAACACAGCGTTTGTCTCGCTTAAACTCTCTTGTTTAAACTCAAATTTATATCTTTTATTTAACAGCTCATCGGCTAAAATTTTAGGCAGTTTGCCCTGCTGATTTCGCTCTATTTTTGGGACTATTTTAAAATGCCTTATATTGTTTGCAAACTCAGCCCTTAAATCGCCTTTTAAAGCGTTGCTAACGGCTATTTTGCCGTCACTTCTAAATAGCTCTTTACCCTTGTTGCTTAGGCAAATTATCGCACTTATTCGCTCTTTTGTGTTGTTTGCTACGCACACGCAGTCATCTATAAGCTCGTTTGATAAAATAAGCCTCTCAACGCTATCAAGACTTATGCGTTTTTCATTTATCTTTACTATCCTATCGGCTCTGCCTAAAAGCGTGAGCTCATCGCCATTAACCAACGCCAAATCGCTTGTTTTAAAGCTCTCACACCAAGGCGAACTAACCACCAAAACATCATCTTTGGTGTTTAATTTAACACCGCTAATCGCCCTAAATCCGCTGTTTTTATCAAATGCTACAACGCCAGTTTCTGTGCTTCCATAGATATTTATGCAGGTTGTAAGGCTATTAATCTCATCTCTTAAATCATCATCAAGCCTTGCACCAGCACAAATTATGTTTTTAAGACCGCTTAAAAGCCCTTTTTTACTATTTTGTAAAAGTGCTTTTAAGATAGTTGGGGAGCTTATTAAAGTGCGGTTATTTAGCTCTTTTTCGTAGATAAACTCTGGATAATTTAGAAATTTTGGCTCTATTTTTGCACCTAAAATAAGCGGTAAGAAAATTTTAAACGTAAGTCCAAACATATGTTGGTGGCTAACACTTGCTAAAAACTCGCCACCAAACTCAAAGCTATCTTTAAGAGCCAAAGCCTCTGTTTTCATCTGATGAAGGGATTTTTCTATGAGCTTTGCCTCGCCACTGCTACCAGATGTTTTTAGATAAAATTTGGCGTCCTTGCTGATATTAAACTCACTTGGTTTATTTGATAAAATTTTGTTTAAATCATCAATAAAAAACCGATCATCATCACTGAAATTTGAGCTTAAAACAAGAGGCTTTAAATCAAGCGAAAGTGCCGCAAAAAACGCCACGATAAAGTCGCTACTATCTTCTAAATAAATTTTAACATCTTTAACGCCAAGTGCCTTTAAACCGCTAATTGCTAGGGCGATACGCTCTTTGTAATTTTCTAAAAACTCTATCATACCTTTAAAACAAATCTCCTATAAACTATCTCGCCAAAAAACAAAATTCCTATCAAAACATAGGATAAAAATCCGCTATAAAATGCCCACGCCTTATCGTTTAAAAATGCTAAAATAAGGCAGACTATAGCATTTATCGCAAAAAAACATATCCAAATTTTTGTAAGTTTGCGTGTATAAATACGCCCTTTTTCGTCTAAATTTGGCTCTTTTAAAAGTGCAAATTTTGTAATTATCGGCACATCTTTTAAACTTGCATAAAAAACGGCAAACATAAACATACTAATTATGATAGGATATGCAAATTTTAGCCCATCTAATGCAAAAATCAAAATAAAAAATACAGCCACAAAAAGCTCAAATTTCTCTTTTGAAAAGTAAAATTTCAAACCCCACAAAAAGGCTAAAATCAAAACAGTAATAGGCGTAAAATCCGCAAAAAATACAATCGTAAACGGGTAAAAAATCCCAAAAACGACAAGCAAAATTTTAACTATCACCAAGCTTTTTTGCTACCGCTTTTGCTATATCTTCAAGCGTTTTAACGTTTTTAAAATCCTCAGGCATTAAACGATATCCAGTCTGCTTTTTAACGTGATCAATCAGATCAACAGCGTCAATGCTATCAATGCCTAAATCCTCATAAATTAGGCTTTGTGGCGTTATCTTAGCCTCATCTATCTCAAAAAGTGTAATTAGTGCGTTTTTTAAAATTTCAAATATCTCATTTTGAGTCATTTTTGTTCTCCTTTATAAACTGGGCTAGGTTTGTAACGTTTGAAAATATCTGCTTTAAATTCTCATTTTTGCTATCAAGCACTATGCCATAACGCTTTGAGATGGCAAGTCCAAGCTCTAATGCATCAACGCTATCAAGCCCTAAGCCGTCATTAAAAAGCGGTGCGTTCTCGTCTATATCGCTTGGTCTAATGTCTGAAAGATTTAGGCTTTCAATTATAAACTCCTTAACCTCATCTATCATCTTAACTCCTTGTAAATTTTTAAAATCTCATCTTGTAAAAGTCTAACTCTAATCGGATCTGGTCTGTTTGCTAAAAAATCGCTCAAATTTAAGCTCGTTGTCGTTTTAAATTTGTAGCTAATGCACTCACTTGGCACACTAAACCAGCTCTCGTCTTTTCTAAGGCTTCGTGGCTTCATATCTATAACGACAGGCGTTAAAATTTTAGCCGCCTTAATCGCTATAAAAAATGGTGCTTTATGAAAAACAATCTCATCTTTTGTGCGAGTGCCCTCAGGAAATATCAGCAAACTTTCGCCGTTTTTTAAGGCATTTAGACTTTGCTCTAAGAGTTTTTCGTTATCCTCATTTGAGATATAACCACAAGCTTTTATAGCAAAGGCTAAAAAGATATTTTTACCAAGTTCGCCTTTTACAACGCAGTTTAAATTTTTAACACTACTTAAAAAGAATACAACATCAAGCAGTGACGGGTGGTTTGCGATGATGATCTCGCCACTTTTGCCTAAATTACTAGCGTTAAACTGGGCTTTTAAATAGCCACTAACCTTGCAAAGCCATATAAAAAAGCCCCAAGATAGTCTAACAAGCTCACGGCAAAATCTCTTCACAAGCTCAAATTTATTTAGCCCAAAAATCACAATCGGCATAAAAAGCAGATCACCAAAAAGACAGATAAGCCCAAAAGATGAGTATAAAAATGCCGCCCTTGTAATTCTTAATAGTTGCATTTATACTCCCATTTTAACGCTCCGTCAAAGCTATGCCACGCTCTGCTTTTGCCGTAATTTGATAAAAAGCAAACTTCGCTGTGATTTGGCGCTGTTTTATCAGGGCTAAATTTCAAACTAAAATCGCCCCCCTTTGTGATTAGCATACCAATAGCAACGGCAAATGGCTCTTCTTTGTAGTAATCTTTATTTGCGCCCTCAAAGTAGCTAATGACAAAAGCACGTTCAAATTTTAAAGCGTTTATTATCGCATACTCAACACTTGCCATTGCTGATATGGCAAATACTGGACTGGTATTTTTAGCATCAATGCTTAGCATAGCAGGTGTCGCATTTAAGACTGAGAGGCTAAAAGATGTGGGTGAAACCTCGCTTTTTAACGCACTAAGCAGATCAAGACAGCGGTTTGTTTCGCCAAGATACGAGCTAAAAATGATAGGCATATCTAGCTTAATCTGGCTTGTGATATCAACACAAAATTTAGCACACTGGCTTAATCTTCGGCGAGAGATAGGAGCGATACGCGAAATGTCAGGCTCACGCTCATACTCGCCACCGATATTAAAACTAATGGCTCTAAAATCTGAGATATTAAATCTTATCACTTTGCGATATCGCCTTTTAAGGCTACGCCACTCATTAGATTGCCAATGGCACACTCATACTCAGTCGTGCTTTTAAACTCTTGCTTTTTAAAGTAGCTTACTAAATTTACAACCTTGTTTGCACCCTCTTGCTTGGCACTATCAGCAAAGCTTACAAGTGCTAAGATAAAGGCTCTCTGGCAAGACTCTTCGTTGCTTTTGCCAACGCCATTTGTCTTTTTGTTTAAAACTAGACCTTTTTTGACAACCTTGCCTTGTGAAGCACCAAAGACAAATTTGACGTCGCTTGGTAGCTTCTCTTTTGCAAGTTGCGAGTTTAACGCGTCTGCGATAGAGTAGCGGGCAATAGCATTTGAGCCGTCTGATCTTACGACTTTTGACTTGTCAGACACACCACAACCTACAAAAAACACAACTGCCATAGCAGTAACTAAAACTTTTTTCATTTTTACTCCTTAGAATTTTAATGTTTCTAAATATGTTTGTACATCCAAAAAGCCTTTTTTACCAGCTATATCTTTTAAGTGTTGTAGCGAAATTTTTGACGTTGCACCTACTGAAACTAGGTATTTAAGCACATCAAGTCTGTTATAAATAACTGAGTAATAAATAGGGTCGTGAAGCTTTCTGTTTGCTTGATTTACGTCAGCCCCTTTGTTTACTAAGTCTTTTATGGTGTCTAAATTTACACCATTACGTATAGCAAACATTAGCGGAGTCATACCTTTGGCAACATATCTGTTTATATTTTCTGGTGTTATTCTCTCATCTAACACGGTTGTGTTGTTATCTTTTATAGCGTTTCTTATCGTACGATTTTTAGCGCCACACCCAGCAAATAAAAGTGCGAAAACCGCACCAATGACTAAAATTTTTCTCATTTTTTCTCCTTTAAAGTTTTTTAAATATAAGACTTGTATTTACTCCGCCAAAGGCAAAGTTGTTACTCATTACAAACTGCGTATCTATCGCGGTTTTTACTCTTAGATAGTTAAGCTTCGCACACTCACTATCAACTCTATTTAAATTTCTAGTTGGATAAAAGCAGTTTTCATTCATCATCATGATGCTAACAATCGCTTCAATAGCACCACACGCACCAAGTGTGTGTCCGATATGCCCTTTTAGTGAGCTTATTGCTATATTTTGCCCAAAAAGCTCGTTTGTAGCGATACTTTCGGCTATATCTCCGTGTTTTGTAGCTGTGGCGTGGGCGTTTATGTAGCCGATATCTTGAGGCAAAATTTTAGCGTCCTTAAGTGCAAATTCCATAGCCTCTTTCATCGTTGGCGAGTTTGGGCGAGTGATATGAGTGCCATCACAAGTTGAGCCAAAGCCTACAACTTCGGCAATTGCTTTGCCACCACGCCTTTTTAAACTAGCTTCGCTCTCAAGCACAACGTAAGCACCACCTTCACCAAGCACCAAGCCATCTCTGCTCTCATCAAATGGGGCTGGAGTTAAATTTGGTCTGTCATTTTTCGTGCTTGTGGCATAAAGTGTGTCAAATACGTATGCTTCGCTAGGGCAAAGCTCTTCTGCTCCTCCTGCTATCATCGCTTCACACATTCCGTATTTTATGCTCTCATACGCATAGCCAATGGCGTGAGATGCACTCGTGCAAGCACTTGAAGTTGGGATAATGCGTCCTGTTAATTTGTAAAAAAGTGCTATATTTGCAGCCGTCGTATGTGGCATCATTTTTATGTAGGTATTTGCGTTGCAATCACTCTGCCCATTTAATAAAAGTTTTGCCATCAAAGCTATTGCGTCAGTGCTTCCTGTGCTACTACCACTAGCAACGCCAAATTTTAAAATTTCACTCTCATTTAAACCAGCGTCTTTTATAGCAAGTCCAGCAGCCTCTACTGCATACTGCGAAACCCTGCCAAGTGAGCGAAGTTGCTTTCTATCCCACTCTTTTGGTGGTGTGTAGCCGTCAATGGGTGCTGCGATTTTTGTCATTAAATCTTTATATTTATCCCACTCACTCATATATCTGACGGCACTTTTATTCTCATCAAGTGCAGTTTTAAACTCTGCCCAGCTCTTGCCAAAGGCACTTACAAAGCCGTATCCGCTTATAAAAACTCTATTTAGCATAATCCGCCATTTACCCCTATAACCTGTCTTGTGATATAACTTGCGTCCTTGCTAAGCAAAAATTCAACCACGCCACTTACCTCATCAACGCTACCAGCACGTTTTGCAGGGACTGCAAATTTTATAAAATCCTCATTTATATTTTCTGTCATATCAGTTTGTATCACTCCACAAGCGACTGAATTTACCGTTATATTGCGACTTGCAAGTTCAATGGCTAGGCTTTTAATCGCTCCGTCAACACCAGCCTTGCTTGCAGCGTAGTTGCTTTGCCCTCTGTTGCCTATGACACCACTTACTGAGGTTATGGCAACTACGCGTCCGGGCTTTTTAGTGCGGATTAGTGGCATTAGGCTTGGGTTTAAAACGTTATAAAAACTATGCAAATTTACATCAATCACACCCTTCCACTCATCTTCGCTTAAAGCTACAAAGGTATTATCAGCCGTAATTCCGGCATTTAAGATAATAGCGTAATATGCTCCATTTTGCTCAATGTCATCCGTTATGGCTTCACGCGATTTTTGCGTGTCGCTAACATCAAATATGAGTTTGCTACTAAAATTTTCGCCAAGCTCGTTTTGCAGACTTTTTAACTCATC comes from the Campylobacter mucosalis genome and includes:
- a CDS encoding ankyrin repeat domain-containing protein — encoded protein: MRKILVIGAVFALLFAGCGAKNRTIRNAIKDNNTTVLDERITPENINRYVAKGMTPLMFAIRNGVNLDTIKDLVNKGADVNQANRKLHDPIYYSVIYNRLDVLKYLVSVGATSKISLQHLKDIAGKKGFLDVQTYLETLKF
- the fabG gene encoding 3-oxoacyl-ACP reductase FabG, which gives rise to MQNRVLITGSSRGIGRAIALRLAKAGYKVTINARKDSDELKSLQNELGENFSSKLIFDVSDTQKSREAITDDIEQNGAYYAIILNAGITADNTFVALSEDEWKGVIDVNLHSFYNVLNPSLMPLIRTKKPGRVVAITSVSGVIGNRGQSNYAASKAGVDGAIKSLAIELASRNITVNSVACGVIQTDMTENINEDFIKFAVPAKRAGSVDEVSGVVEFLLSKDASYITRQVIGVNGGLC
- a CDS encoding beta-ketoacyl synthase chain length factor, encoding MIRFNISDFRAISFNIGGEYEREPDISRIAPISRRRLSQCAKFCVDITSQIKLDMPIIFSSYLGETNRCLDLLSALKSEVSPTSFSLSVLNATPAMLSIDAKNTSPVFAISAMASVEYAIINALKFERAFVISYFEGANKDYYKEEPFAVAIGMLITKGGDFSLKFSPDKTAPNHSEVCFLSNYGKSRAWHSFDGALKWEYKCNY
- a CDS encoding glycosyltransferase family 2 protein; the protein is MYKLAFLIPHFNHSKNLAKLIKRLSEFECEILIVDDGSDKEHKEILKTLNAKIIYRKTNGGKGAAVKDGFKFLAQNGFTHALQIDADMQHDVSYLSGFLTLSKERQNALICANPIYGKDAPKARLYGRKITNFWVYINTLGARIKDAMCGLRIYPLEAVSKILHHCKADKMDFDIDILYLLFKAEIEILWFDVPVRYEKDGVSHFRAFKDNILISKTHAKHFFALPKFIFKRLIGG
- a CDS encoding DNA gyrase subunit B, translating into MIVKILLVVFGIFYPFTIVFFADFTPITVLILAFLWGLKFYFSKEKFELFVAVFFILIFALDGLKFAYPIIISMFMFAVFYASLKDVPIITKFALLKEPNLDEKGRIYTRKLTKIWICFFAINAIVCLILAFLNDKAWAFYSGFLSYVLIGILFFGEIVYRRFVLKV
- a CDS encoding AMP-binding protein, producing the protein MIEFLENYKERIALAISGLKALGVKDVKIYLEDSSDFIVAFFAALSLDLKPLVLSSNFSDDDRFFIDDLNKILSNKPSEFNISKDAKFYLKTSGSSGEAKLIEKSLHQMKTEALALKDSFEFGGEFLASVSHQHMFGLTFKIFLPLILGAKIEPKFLNYPEFIYEKELNNRTLISSPTILKALLQNSKKGLLSGLKNIICAGARLDDDLRDEINSLTTCINIYGSTETGVVAFDKNSGFRAISGVKLNTKDDVLVVSSPWCESFKTSDLALVNGDELTLLGRADRIVKINEKRISLDSVERLILSNELIDDCVCVANNTKERISAIICLSNKGKELFRSDGKIAVSNALKGDLRAEFANNIRHFKIVPKIERNQQGKLPKILADELLNKRYKFEFKQESLSETNAVFSAFVGYELFYFDGHFLDFPLVPGFVQVECIYKLAKELRLDLTSTNKIEAMKFNGFLRPGDSAKFELNIKNNKLYFNIFANDKASASGRICIN
- a CDS encoding lysophospholipid acyltransferase family protein, which produces MQLLRITRAAFLYSSFGLICLFGDLLFMPIVIFGLNKFELVKRFCRELVRLSWGFFIWLCKVSGYLKAQFNASNLGKSGEIIIANHPSLLDVVFFLSSVKNLNCVVKGELGKNIFLAFAIKACGYISNEDNEKLLEQSLNALKNGESLLIFPEGTRTKDEIVFHKAPFFIAIKAAKILTPVVIDMKPRSLRKDESWFSVPSECISYKFKTTTSLNLSDFLANRPDPIRVRLLQDEILKIYKELR
- a CDS encoding acyl carrier protein codes for the protein MTQNEIFEILKNALITLFEIDEAKITPQSLIYEDLGIDSIDAVDLIDHVKKQTGYRLMPEDFKNVKTLEDIAKAVAKKLGDS
- a CDS encoding phosphopantetheine-binding protein, whose translation is MIDEVKEFIIESLNLSDIRPSDIDENAPLFNDGLGLDSVDALELGLAISKRYGIVLDSKNENLKQIFSNVTNLAQFIKENKNDSK
- a CDS encoding beta-ketoacyl-ACP synthase: MLNRVFISGYGFVSAFGKSWAEFKTALDENKSAVRYMSEWDKYKDLMTKIAAPIDGYTPPKEWDRKQLRSLGRVSQYAVEAAGLAIKDAGLNESEILKFGVASGSSTGSTDAIALMAKLLLNGQSDCNANTYIKMMPHTTAANIALFYKLTGRIIPTSSACTSASHAIGYAYESIKYGMCEAMIAGGAEELCPSEAYVFDTLYATSTKNDRPNLTPAPFDESRDGLVLGEGGAYVVLESEASLKRRGGKAIAEVVGFGSTCDGTHITRPNSPTMKEAMEFALKDAKILPQDIGYINAHATATKHGDIAESIATNELFGQNIAISSLKGHIGHTLGACGAIEAIVSIMMMNENCFYPTRNLNRVDSECAKLNYLRVKTAIDTQFVMSNNFAFGGVNTSLIFKKL